The Microbacterium maritypicum genome contains a region encoding:
- a CDS encoding APC family permease produces the protein MPLARRLTLADAVAIGLGSMIGAGVFAVWAPAIGVAGSGILIALAVAAVVAYCNATSSAQLAAAHPVAGGTYAYARAEIGPWWGFIAGWSFVIGKIASCAAMAMTFAAYAAPAGWQVPVAVAAVVLLAVVNCFGVTRTALVTRILVVCSLLGLAVAVGFGFAATPTASPTPLPDATVYGVLQGAGLLFFAFAGYARIATMGEEVVDPARTIPRAIVFALGGAVVVYALVGAVVVLVLGADVIGSTAPLVDLLTAAGASAWTPVLRVAAAAASLGALLALLTGIGRTTLAMAREGDVPRFLAKIDRRHQVPQRAEIAIALIVIAIVLVADLRGAIGFSSFGVLLYYLIANAAAFRQTGRARRYPRALQVLGALGCLVLVNTLPVFASLVGTAVVLLGVGYRVLRLRFTRV, from the coding sequence ATGCCCCTCGCCCGTCGCCTGACTCTCGCGGATGCGGTCGCCATCGGCCTCGGCTCGATGATCGGCGCCGGCGTCTTCGCGGTGTGGGCTCCCGCGATCGGCGTCGCAGGGAGCGGCATCCTCATCGCCCTCGCGGTCGCCGCCGTCGTCGCATACTGCAACGCCACCTCGTCGGCGCAGCTCGCCGCAGCGCACCCCGTCGCCGGTGGCACGTACGCCTACGCCCGCGCGGAGATCGGTCCCTGGTGGGGCTTCATCGCGGGGTGGAGCTTCGTGATCGGCAAGATCGCCAGCTGCGCGGCCATGGCCATGACCTTCGCCGCATATGCGGCCCCGGCCGGATGGCAGGTGCCCGTCGCCGTCGCGGCGGTCGTGCTCCTCGCCGTCGTGAACTGCTTCGGTGTGACACGCACGGCCCTGGTCACCCGCATCCTCGTCGTGTGCTCGCTGCTCGGGCTCGCGGTCGCGGTCGGCTTCGGATTCGCGGCCACCCCGACCGCCTCTCCCACCCCGCTGCCCGATGCCACGGTCTACGGGGTGCTCCAGGGCGCCGGGCTGCTGTTCTTCGCGTTCGCCGGCTACGCCCGCATCGCGACGATGGGCGAAGAGGTCGTCGATCCCGCGCGCACGATCCCCCGCGCCATCGTGTTCGCCCTGGGGGGCGCGGTCGTCGTTTATGCACTGGTCGGTGCGGTCGTCGTGCTCGTTCTCGGCGCCGATGTGATCGGTTCGACGGCGCCGCTGGTCGACCTGCTCACCGCCGCCGGCGCATCGGCGTGGACTCCGGTTCTTCGCGTGGCAGCGGCTGCCGCCTCGCTCGGCGCTCTCCTGGCGCTGCTGACCGGAATCGGCCGCACGACTCTAGCTATGGCTCGCGAGGGCGATGTTCCTCGATTCCTCGCGAAGATCGACCGGCGCCATCAGGTTCCGCAGCGCGCCGAGATCGCCATCGCCCTCATCGTGATCGCCATCGTGCTCGTCGCCGATCTGCGCGGCGCCATCGGTTTCTCGTCCTTCGGCGTGCTCCTTTACTACCTGATCGCGAATGCAGCCGCCTTCCGGCAGACGGGACGCGCACGACGCTACCCGCGAGCCCTGCAGGTGCTCGGAGCCCTCGGATGCCTGGTCCTGGTGAACACCCTGCCCGTGTTCGCGTCGCTGGTCGGAACCGCCGTGGTGCTCCTCGGTGTGGGATACCGGGTGCTGCGGCTGCGGTTCACTCGGGTGTGA
- a CDS encoding CocE/NonD family hydrolase has translation MTDAPRLGGAARREYRRLNRAADMPPRTHHEVVRAADIPVPADDGVTLLTDHWHAEGAGGHTVLIRTPYGRDGIAGVALFLAERGHHVVVQSCRGTFGSSGAFDPLHDEVADGQATMRWLRAQTWATGRVHSWGGSYFGVTQWAYCDGDERPDALGIAISARRFDDAILYPGGGFSIDTPLTWAYALDIQERSLPSKAWALLRARRAFRRGALAIPPSEAVRVARDADPQFFRDWVEHSDYGDPWWEPMHFAQDVETIPPVTLVAGWQDLFLVGQLADYAALRDADRPVRLIIGDWVHGAPEITVIGVREALRSFTADAATNGVRLDVTGGGGRRELLSWPPPHTAMTVTLTPDGRLDRSGAEHPAADLTYRYDPADPTPDGGGRTLNPFSAGRRRQRVRERRDDVLVFTGDPLPEDLLVIGVPEIALPFSSSNPRADLFVRLCEVDTRGVSRAVTDGYRRLSPDDAGIEAGTVRLELAPLAHRFAAGSRLRVQVSSGAHPLHLRNPGTDDPVPDHSRLRASEQTVRVGGTDPATLTLPAEVTVPAHAGASSPAVHRRVPR, from the coding sequence ATGACCGATGCTCCCCGTCTCGGCGGCGCAGCCCGTCGCGAGTACCGGCGCCTGAACCGCGCCGCGGACATGCCTCCACGGACGCACCACGAGGTCGTTCGGGCAGCCGACATCCCCGTCCCGGCGGACGACGGCGTCACTCTCCTCACCGACCATTGGCATGCGGAGGGGGCCGGCGGGCACACCGTGCTGATCCGCACTCCCTATGGGCGTGACGGCATCGCCGGGGTGGCGCTCTTCCTCGCCGAACGCGGGCACCATGTCGTGGTGCAGAGCTGCCGCGGCACGTTCGGTTCGAGCGGCGCGTTCGACCCGCTGCACGACGAGGTCGCCGACGGGCAGGCGACCATGCGCTGGTTGCGCGCGCAGACGTGGGCGACCGGCCGTGTGCACTCCTGGGGCGGAAGCTACTTCGGCGTGACGCAGTGGGCCTACTGCGACGGCGACGAGCGTCCCGACGCCCTGGGCATCGCGATCTCCGCGCGACGCTTCGACGACGCGATCCTCTACCCGGGCGGCGGATTCTCAATCGACACCCCTCTCACATGGGCCTACGCGCTGGACATCCAGGAGCGGTCGCTGCCGTCGAAGGCCTGGGCGCTGCTGCGCGCCCGCCGCGCTTTCCGTCGTGGGGCGCTCGCGATTCCCCCCTCGGAGGCGGTGCGCGTGGCGCGTGACGCGGACCCGCAGTTCTTCCGCGACTGGGTCGAGCACAGCGACTACGGCGACCCGTGGTGGGAGCCGATGCACTTCGCGCAGGATGTGGAGACCATCCCGCCCGTCACGCTCGTCGCCGGATGGCAGGACCTGTTCCTGGTCGGTCAGCTGGCGGACTACGCCGCCCTCCGCGACGCGGACCGCCCGGTGCGCCTCATCATCGGCGACTGGGTGCATGGCGCTCCGGAGATCACCGTCATCGGGGTCCGCGAGGCGCTGCGCTCCTTCACTGCGGACGCGGCCACGAACGGCGTGCGCCTCGACGTGACCGGAGGCGGTGGGCGGCGGGAGCTTCTGAGCTGGCCACCGCCGCACACGGCGATGACCGTGACGCTCACCCCCGACGGGCGACTCGACCGGAGCGGTGCCGAGCACCCCGCCGCCGACCTGACGTACCGCTACGACCCTGCGGATCCGACCCCGGACGGCGGCGGACGCACGCTCAATCCGTTCTCTGCAGGACGACGCAGACAGCGCGTCCGCGAACGCCGGGACGATGTGCTCGTGTTCACCGGCGATCCGCTTCCGGAAGACCTGCTGGTCATCGGAGTGCCCGAGATCGCCCTGCCGTTCTCATCGTCGAATCCCCGAGCCGACCTGTTCGTGCGTCTCTGCGAGGTCGACACCCGGGGCGTCTCGCGGGCGGTCACCGACGGGTACCGACGGCTCTCCCCCGACGATGCGGGGATCGAGGCGGGCACCGTGCGGCTCGAACTCGCGCCCCTCGCCCACCGCTTCGCCGCCGGGTCGCGTCTGCGCGTGCAGGTGTCGTCCGGTGCCCACCCTCTGCATCTGCGCAACCCCGGCACGGACGATCCGGTGCCCGATCACTCGCGCCTGCGCGCCAGCGAACAGACCGTGCGTGTGGGAGGGACCGATCCTGCCACCCTCACCCTGCCCGCCGAGGTGACGGTCCCGGCTCACGCGGGAGCCTCGTCACCCGCCGTTCACCGTCGCGTGCCACGATGA
- a CDS encoding MFS transporter, whose product MSTHAVDPVFPADPAPPLTADAIPGQRQTRWFWVSFVLAWLGSGIAQGVASVAIPQLLKEWDPDQATGDLSIILTLGGAAILITTPIFGRLSDRSMSRLGIRRPWILSGSLIALAGYAVQATAPSLLVLAVGTILVLVGWGAVSMTVHTLFADQIRRSIRAIMSAVTGAATAIGILGGVSLAGAVAPIGQVGMFLIPGGLAVVLAITLFFTLKDIRRLEPAEPMDWSGVLDTFWLSPRRYPDFAWAWVCRFFMTASIVSVTSYLYLTISGRFGIDDPTEIAAVQTQATAAFTLMNLVMAFVFGVISDRTGRRKPSVIIGALASAGGLVLAISFGDIAFFLVGIAIVGAGQGAYIAADVALMTECLPSVEDAGKDLGIVALAYLLPGILVPVFGFFATRIGSPTGENFAALYIGAVVMAVISAFAVTRVKGVR is encoded by the coding sequence ATGTCCACCCACGCAGTCGATCCAGTCTTCCCCGCGGACCCCGCTCCGCCGCTCACCGCCGACGCGATCCCGGGCCAGCGCCAGACGCGCTGGTTCTGGGTCTCCTTCGTGCTCGCCTGGCTCGGATCCGGCATCGCCCAGGGCGTCGCCAGCGTCGCGATCCCCCAGCTCCTCAAGGAGTGGGATCCCGATCAGGCGACGGGAGACCTCAGCATCATCCTCACTCTCGGCGGGGCCGCCATCCTCATCACGACGCCGATCTTCGGCCGCCTCAGCGACCGCTCGATGTCGAGGCTCGGCATCCGTCGGCCCTGGATCCTCTCCGGCTCTCTGATCGCGCTGGCCGGCTACGCGGTGCAGGCCACGGCCCCGTCGCTCCTCGTGCTCGCTGTCGGCACGATCCTGGTGCTCGTGGGGTGGGGCGCGGTCTCGATGACCGTGCACACCCTCTTCGCCGACCAGATCCGCCGCAGCATCCGCGCCATCATGTCGGCCGTCACCGGTGCCGCCACCGCGATCGGGATCCTGGGCGGTGTCTCCCTCGCGGGTGCCGTCGCCCCGATCGGTCAGGTCGGCATGTTCCTGATCCCGGGTGGGCTCGCCGTCGTCCTGGCGATCACGCTGTTCTTCACCCTGAAGGACATCCGTCGTCTGGAACCCGCGGAGCCGATGGACTGGAGCGGAGTCCTCGATACCTTCTGGCTGAGCCCGCGCCGCTACCCCGACTTCGCCTGGGCATGGGTGTGCCGCTTCTTCATGACCGCATCGATCGTGTCGGTCACCAGCTACCTCTACCTGACGATCTCCGGACGCTTCGGGATCGACGACCCGACCGAGATCGCCGCCGTGCAGACGCAGGCCACCGCGGCCTTCACCCTGATGAACCTGGTGATGGCATTCGTCTTCGGCGTGATCTCCGATCGGACAGGGCGCCGCAAGCCGAGCGTGATCATCGGCGCCCTCGCGAGCGCCGGCGGGCTGGTGCTGGCGATCTCGTTCGGCGACATCGCGTTCTTCCTCGTCGGCATCGCGATCGTCGGTGCCGGGCAGGGAGCGTACATCGCGGCAGACGTCGCCCTGATGACGGAGTGCCTCCCCTCCGTCGAGGACGCGGGCAAGGACCTCGGCATCGTGGCGCTCGCCTACCTGCTGCCGGGCATCCTCGTACCCGTTTTCGGATTCTTCGCCACCCGCATAGGCTCGCCGACAGGTGAGAACTTCGCGGCCCTCTACATCGGCGCGGTCGTGATGGCCGTGATCTCCGCATTCGCGGTCACCCGAGTGAAGGGCGTGCGATGA
- a CDS encoding alpha/beta hydrolase fold domain-containing protein has translation MSDHEYRRPPLSAEILEWIQRIRELSAALPDLESPEPGARRRAQRELSDLLAVEFTEAVPAGVLVDDLVVAGGTGPLRARRFRPGSSTGALPTMLWLHGGGWSGGTIDELLNERLCADRSLRSAVQIIALEYRLAPEHPFPAPVDDAVAALADIRERADELAVDAHRLGVGGNSAGATIAATTALRMRDAGTPLQHQTLEVLPAALRIVGDSMHRHLRPADRQSVEHLAEVYRAGAPLAESSPLDAPDHRRLAPALILAAEFDPLRDGATAYADALRKAGVPVRLRIGPGHDHASPGLTGRWEGARMWRDVVVAELADAYRTSPLPIADPALTTGTHR, from the coding sequence ATGAGCGACCACGAGTACCGCCGGCCGCCGTTGAGTGCCGAGATCCTGGAGTGGATCCAGCGCATCCGCGAGCTCTCCGCGGCCCTTCCCGACCTCGAGTCCCCCGAGCCGGGAGCGCGACGCCGGGCGCAGCGGGAGTTGAGCGACCTCCTGGCGGTGGAGTTCACCGAAGCGGTTCCCGCAGGCGTGCTGGTCGACGACCTCGTGGTCGCCGGTGGGACGGGTCCGCTGCGTGCGCGTCGATTCCGACCAGGATCGTCGACCGGTGCACTGCCGACGATGTTGTGGCTGCACGGCGGCGGCTGGAGCGGTGGCACGATCGACGAGCTTCTCAACGAGCGCCTGTGCGCTGATCGCTCCCTGCGCTCCGCGGTGCAGATCATCGCACTGGAGTACCGGCTGGCGCCCGAGCATCCCTTCCCGGCTCCGGTCGACGACGCCGTCGCCGCACTCGCTGACATCCGGGAGCGCGCCGACGAGCTCGCGGTCGACGCGCACCGACTCGGCGTCGGCGGCAACTCCGCCGGCGCGACGATCGCGGCCACGACGGCCCTGCGCATGCGCGACGCCGGAACACCCCTGCAACACCAGACGCTCGAAGTGCTCCCCGCGGCGCTGCGGATCGTCGGGGACTCGATGCACCGCCACCTGCGCCCCGCCGACAGACAAAGCGTCGAACACCTCGCCGAGGTCTATCGCGCCGGAGCTCCCCTCGCAGAGTCCTCTCCGCTGGACGCGCCGGATCACCGGCGGCTCGCCCCCGCACTGATCCTCGCCGCCGAGTTCGATCCCCTGAGGGACGGGGCCACCGCCTATGCCGATGCGCTGCGGAAGGCAGGGGTCCCCGTCAGGCTGCGCATCGGACCCGGCCATGATCATGCCTCCCCCGGTCTCACCGGCCGCTGGGAGGGCGCTCGGATGTGGCGCGACGTGGTGGTCGCCGAGCTCGCCGACGCCTACCGCACGAGCCCCCTCCCGATCGCCGATCCGGCGCTGACCACCGGTACGCACCGGTGA
- a CDS encoding alpha/beta hydrolase has protein sequence MPTPRSRFQRPTLDSAVAAWEERVAPLLEDEPADPAGRRRVAARNDDTVSAALGITPLPTASEEHTVPVDGHPDVRIRVYWPGEERAPAGSGLPVLVYFYGGGFTIAGIDWVSWDARFRVRARDAGIVIVAADYAHAPEQRFPAQPEQCWSAFEWTRAHAEELGASPERMAVGGASSGGDLAAAVTLMNRDRSAHPILLQLLENPALDLTMGHADMRGIDARMPGVIVRAAGRTLVRQYLGEDSAVARLPYASPLRATSHERLPPALILTSELDPLRGDGEAYARALSAAGVPVTAMRFIGQTHGSLGSTGYVPAADVAHRLVVSELRTLHARGAA, from the coding sequence ATGCCGACACCCCGGTCCCGATTCCAGCGTCCGACGCTCGACAGCGCGGTCGCTGCGTGGGAGGAACGGGTCGCCCCGCTGCTCGAAGACGAACCCGCAGACCCCGCAGGACGACGCCGAGTCGCTGCGCGCAACGACGACACCGTGAGCGCCGCGCTCGGGATCACGCCGCTCCCTACGGCCTCGGAAGAGCACACGGTTCCGGTCGACGGACATCCCGACGTGCGCATCCGCGTGTATTGGCCCGGCGAGGAGCGCGCGCCGGCGGGATCGGGTCTTCCTGTGCTGGTCTACTTCTACGGCGGAGGATTCACGATCGCCGGGATCGACTGGGTCTCCTGGGACGCCCGCTTCCGTGTGAGAGCGCGGGATGCGGGGATCGTCATCGTCGCGGCCGACTACGCGCACGCGCCAGAGCAGCGATTCCCCGCGCAACCGGAGCAGTGCTGGTCGGCCTTCGAATGGACCCGCGCCCACGCAGAGGAACTGGGGGCGTCGCCGGAGCGGATGGCCGTGGGCGGAGCATCGTCGGGAGGCGACCTCGCCGCGGCCGTGACACTCATGAACCGCGATCGCTCAGCGCACCCGATACTCCTGCAGCTGCTGGAGAACCCTGCGCTGGATCTGACCATGGGGCACGCCGACATGCGCGGCATCGATGCGCGCATGCCGGGAGTGATCGTGCGCGCGGCCGGCCGCACCCTGGTTCGGCAGTACCTCGGAGAAGACTCCGCAGTCGCCCGCCTCCCCTACGCCTCACCGCTGCGGGCCACGTCGCACGAGCGGCTCCCCCCAGCACTCATCCTCACCTCCGAGCTCGACCCCCTGCGCGGCGACGGAGAGGCCTACGCCCGAGCGCTCTCCGCGGCAGGTGTGCCCGTGACCGCGATGCGCTTCATCGGGCAGACGCACGGCTCGCTCGGCTCGACCGGATACGTGCCCGCCGCAGACGTCGCGCACCGTCTCGTCGTCTCCGAGCTGCGCACGCTGCACGCGAGAGGGGCGGCATGA
- a CDS encoding LacI family DNA-binding transcriptional regulator, with protein sequence MRARPGRVTIYDVAERAGVSISTVSLAVSAPHRVRPETRERIVAAATALGYRMAQGRRVGAARIAVAAPFTTYPSYLRRLSGMLRRARDAAVDIIPYDLDSAAAADEPLLDVLPTRTDATGLVVMGVPLGGAARRASRAARIPVVYVDVVPTRSDVDGPVVLVDDRDGGAQIGRHLAELGHRRVLFVHEPQRSPAYVSAGMLRIEGLTQHLAMTDLAVADPSSVDGRVIAAARAAGATAIVANHDQFAVEVLAVLRADPGTAPLAVVGYDDGEVAAALDLTTVRQPFEESGRTALELVLGLVSGASTAHRTLRLAPTLIARSSTLAVSPGKP encoded by the coding sequence ATGCGTGCACGACCGGGACGGGTCACCATCTACGACGTCGCGGAGCGCGCCGGAGTGAGCATCTCCACCGTGTCGCTGGCGGTGAGCGCCCCGCATCGGGTGCGACCCGAGACCCGCGAGCGCATCGTCGCCGCGGCCACCGCGCTCGGCTATCGGATGGCACAGGGACGACGTGTCGGAGCCGCGCGCATCGCGGTCGCCGCCCCGTTCACCACCTACCCCTCGTACCTGCGCCGCCTCTCCGGCATGCTCCGTCGGGCGAGGGACGCGGCAGTGGACATCATCCCGTACGACCTCGATTCCGCCGCGGCTGCCGACGAGCCGCTGCTCGACGTCCTGCCCACGCGCACGGATGCCACCGGGCTCGTGGTGATGGGGGTTCCACTGGGCGGGGCCGCACGCCGGGCGAGCAGGGCGGCGCGCATCCCGGTCGTCTACGTCGACGTGGTGCCGACGCGGTCGGACGTGGACGGTCCGGTCGTCCTCGTCGACGATCGCGACGGTGGTGCGCAGATCGGGCGTCACCTCGCCGAGCTCGGGCATCGCCGCGTCCTCTTCGTGCACGAGCCGCAGCGCTCGCCGGCCTACGTGTCGGCGGGGATGCTCCGTATCGAGGGGTTGACCCAGCATCTGGCGATGACCGATCTCGCCGTCGCCGACCCCTCCTCGGTCGATGGCCGGGTGATCGCCGCGGCCCGAGCCGCGGGTGCGACGGCGATCGTCGCGAACCACGACCAGTTCGCTGTGGAGGTGCTCGCGGTGCTGCGTGCGGATCCCGGCACCGCCCCGCTCGCGGTCGTCGGCTACGACGACGGCGAGGTCGCCGCGGCGCTCGACCTCACGACCGTGCGGCAGCCGTTCGAGGAGAGCGGGCGCACGGCTCTCGAACTCGTCCTCGGACTGGTGTCGGGCGCATCGACCGCTCACCGCACCCTCCGGCTCGCCCCCACCCTGATCGCGAGGTCGTCGACGCTCGCGGTCAGCCCTGGGAAGCCGTGA
- a CDS encoding PaaI family thioesterase — MRITPRRLAIGMSLWIPNLFSGIRIRRFSEDWTHATVELHVNVFTRNYVKTAFGGSMSAMTDPYFFMLVMHQLGRDHVVWDTRGEIEFLKPGRGVLTAEFEVSKEKAEEIRERARGGAKVLEWFETVITDREGDVVAKVRREVYIREKKRVTASQG, encoded by the coding sequence ATGCGCATCACTCCCCGCCGTCTCGCGATCGGCATGAGCCTGTGGATCCCCAACCTCTTCAGCGGCATCCGCATCCGCCGCTTCAGTGAGGATTGGACCCACGCCACGGTCGAGCTCCACGTGAACGTCTTCACCCGCAACTACGTCAAGACCGCGTTCGGCGGTTCGATGTCGGCGATGACCGACCCGTACTTCTTCATGCTGGTGATGCACCAGCTCGGACGCGATCACGTCGTGTGGGACACCCGCGGCGAGATCGAGTTCCTCAAGCCCGGCCGTGGCGTGCTCACTGCCGAGTTCGAGGTGTCGAAGGAGAAGGCCGAGGAGATCCGTGAGCGCGCACGCGGCGGAGCCAAGGTGCTCGAGTGGTTCGAGACGGTCATCACCGACAGGGAGGGCGACGTCGTCGCGAAGGTACGCCGCGAGGTCTACATCCGCGAGAAGAAGCGCGTCACGGCTTCCCAGGGCTGA
- a CDS encoding GntR family transcriptional regulator yields MLIRVDPDSPRALYDQVAASIRSDILTGVLAPGDRLPAARDVAEALDINQHTVLHAYQRLRDEGLVDLRRGRGAVIAASAAPLAELANDIDDLVRRAAALGVSADTLAGIVHAHRDARTGMDPIENHEEDSP; encoded by the coding sequence ATGCTCATCCGTGTCGATCCCGACAGCCCCCGCGCGCTGTACGACCAGGTCGCGGCCTCCATCCGCTCCGACATCCTCACCGGGGTCCTCGCTCCGGGCGATCGCCTTCCCGCGGCACGCGATGTCGCCGAAGCGCTCGACATCAACCAGCACACCGTGCTGCACGCCTACCAGCGACTGCGCGACGAGGGCCTGGTCGATCTGCGTCGCGGCAGGGGAGCGGTCATCGCTGCCTCGGCCGCGCCGCTCGCAGAACTCGCCAACGACATCGACGATCTGGTGCGCCGTGCCGCGGCACTCGGCGTCTCCGCTGACACGCTCGCCGGCATCGTTCATGCGCACCGTGACGCCCGCACCGGCATGGACCCGATCGAGAACCACGAGGAGGATTCGCCATGA
- a CDS encoding DUF1648 domain-containing protein codes for MTHRDATHDLSRTPPQLLRRARVAFFLVAVIVPTVITAVAVVILLTWLPTLPAQVATHWGPSGADGFGAPSTYLWLLIALGLGLPVLMAVATLASAGAHWGGTARLMGALAAGMAALAAILSLGSLAIQRDLTDVSDVPGIGETFALAFAGLVAVGGIAWAVQPRVRPERGRTLEPRYAVNVAEGERVVWVATTTMPRGALAFLFFVLLGLVALGAFMLGTGVEGGWIVAVVVLVVGLALAATASFRVKVTPQGFSARALLRWPRIRIPLDEIESVRAVEISPFAEFGGWGWRISVDGRSGIVMRRGSAIEVSRRDRRPFIVTIDGAEEAAALLQAYVDRSRTPGTSSTDSGKATS; via the coding sequence ATGACCCATCGTGACGCCACCCACGACCTCAGCCGCACCCCGCCGCAACTGCTGCGACGCGCACGAGTGGCCTTCTTCCTCGTCGCGGTGATCGTGCCGACCGTGATCACCGCCGTCGCCGTCGTGATCCTCCTCACCTGGTTGCCCACGCTGCCGGCTCAGGTCGCGACCCATTGGGGCCCTAGCGGTGCCGACGGATTCGGGGCGCCGTCCACGTACCTGTGGCTCCTCATCGCGCTCGGGCTCGGGCTGCCGGTGCTGATGGCGGTCGCGACGCTCGCTTCCGCCGGGGCGCACTGGGGCGGCACTGCCCGCCTGATGGGCGCGCTCGCCGCGGGCATGGCCGCGCTGGCGGCGATCCTGAGTCTCGGATCCCTCGCGATCCAGCGCGACCTCACCGATGTCTCCGACGTGCCGGGCATCGGCGAGACCTTCGCACTGGCCTTCGCCGGACTCGTGGCTGTCGGCGGCATCGCCTGGGCCGTGCAGCCCCGCGTCCGCCCCGAACGGGGGCGCACGCTGGAGCCACGGTATGCCGTGAACGTGGCGGAGGGAGAACGCGTCGTGTGGGTCGCCACGACGACCATGCCACGCGGCGCGCTCGCGTTCCTGTTCTTCGTGCTCCTCGGCCTGGTCGCGCTCGGTGCGTTCATGCTCGGCACCGGTGTCGAGGGTGGCTGGATCGTCGCCGTGGTGGTGCTCGTCGTGGGCCTCGCGCTGGCGGCGACAGCCTCCTTCCGCGTCAAGGTCACGCCGCAGGGCTTCTCGGCGCGGGCCCTGCTGAGGTGGCCGCGTATCCGCATCCCGCTCGACGAGATCGAGTCTGTGCGCGCAGTCGAGATCTCGCCGTTCGCCGAGTTCGGCGGCTGGGGGTGGCGCATCAGCGTCGACGGACGGTCCGGCATCGTCATGCGGCGCGGTTCGGCGATCGAGGTCTCCCGCCGTGACAGACGGCCGTTCATCGTGACGATCGACGGCGCGGAAGAAGCCGCGGCGCTGCTGCAGGCCTATGTCGACCGCTCACGAACACCCGGCACCTCCTCGACCGACTCCGGAAAGGCGACCTCATGA
- a CDS encoding CPBP family intramembrane glutamic endopeptidase produces the protein MNHQALHTRRVPWTAVIVFVAVSFALAWLVALPLWLGDGLAEPISVLLLPVMMFTPAVAALVVTFVMRVPARGQRARFLGLWPMRPAKRVIWLMVAGWLVPPLLVGLGILLSAALGFVQLDLTFAAFAAELEKAVPAGTPLPPVQVIVFAQLAMIPVGGLFNSLFAFGEELGWRGWLLPALRPLGTWPALILSAVIWGAWHSPVILLGYNFGRTDLTGVLLMIGGCVAWGILLGWLRLRSASVWPAVIAHGSLNAAAGLVLIVAATQPDMALAGPLGVATWIVLALLTVVLVLTGQFRAQPELADAPGRLLSAPRS, from the coding sequence ATGAACCATCAGGCCCTGCACACGCGCCGCGTGCCGTGGACCGCGGTGATCGTCTTCGTGGCGGTCTCCTTCGCCCTCGCCTGGCTGGTGGCGCTGCCGTTGTGGCTGGGCGACGGTCTCGCTGAGCCGATCTCGGTCCTCCTGCTGCCGGTGATGATGTTCACACCCGCGGTGGCAGCCCTCGTCGTGACGTTCGTGATGCGCGTCCCCGCGCGCGGCCAGCGTGCACGGTTCCTCGGACTGTGGCCGATGCGGCCGGCGAAGCGGGTGATCTGGCTCATGGTCGCCGGCTGGCTCGTTCCGCCGCTGCTGGTGGGTCTGGGTATCCTGCTTTCCGCCGCGCTCGGCTTCGTGCAGCTCGATCTGACGTTCGCGGCGTTCGCCGCCGAACTCGAGAAGGCCGTCCCGGCCGGCACGCCGCTGCCTCCTGTCCAGGTCATCGTGTTCGCACAGCTCGCGATGATTCCCGTCGGCGGGCTGTTCAACAGCCTCTTCGCGTTCGGCGAGGAGCTCGGCTGGCGCGGATGGCTGCTTCCGGCGCTGCGTCCGCTCGGCACCTGGCCGGCCCTGATCCTCAGCGCGGTGATCTGGGGTGCGTGGCACAGCCCGGTCATCCTTCTCGGCTACAACTTCGGGCGCACCGACCTCACCGGCGTGCTGCTCATGATCGGCGGATGCGTGGCCTGGGGCATTCTGCTCGGTTGGCTGCGCCTGCGTTCGGCATCCGTGTGGCCGGCGGTCATCGCGCACGGCTCGCTGAACGCCGCGGCGGGGCTCGTCCTCATCGTCGCCGCGACGCAGCCCGACATGGCCCTGGCCGGACCGCTCGGCGTGGCGACGTGGATCGTCCTCGCCCTCCTCACTGTCGTGCTGGTGCTGACCGGGCAGTTCCGCGCCCAGCCCGAGCTCGCCGATGCACCGGGGCGCCTGCTCTCCGCACCGCGGTCTTGA